A window from Gossypium raimondii isolate GPD5lz chromosome 7, ASM2569854v1, whole genome shotgun sequence encodes these proteins:
- the LOC105802581 gene encoding probable tyrosine-protein phosphatase DSP4 gives MGEDTKTKVKESQQEGRQEMWRSIEIVGSVEKWALTVVVGDELNFIPPLNFAMVDNGVFRSGFPHSANFSFLQTLNLRSIIYLCPEPYPEANTEFLKSNEIRLFQFGIEGYKEPFVNIPDDTIREALNVVLDVRNHPVLIHCNRGKHRTGCVVGCLRKLQRWCLSSVLDEYQRFAAAKARVSDQRFMELFDVSSVPISFSCSNKYNYINKSQMERFLKMSSVSCKLLSGA, from the exons ATGGGAGAAGACACTAAAACCAAAGTAAAGGAAAGCCAACAAGAAGGGAGGCAAGAGATGTGGAGAAGCATAGAAATTGTTGGGAGTGTGGAGAAGTGGGCGTTGACGGTGGTGGTTGGTGACGAACTTAACTTCATTCCTCCATTGAACTTTGCTATGGTTGACAATGGCGTCTTCAGATCGGGTTTTCCTCACTCTGccaatttctcttttctccaaaCACTTAACCTCCGCTCCATCAT ATATCTGTGTCCTGAGCCATATCCAGAAGCCAACACTGAGTTTTTAAAGTCCAATGAAATCAGGCTTTTTCAGTTTGGAATTGAAGGTTATAAG GAGCCATTTGTAAATATCCCAGACGATACAATTCGTGAAGCTCTGAATGTGGTCCTTG ATGTAAGGAATCACCCAGTTCTGATCCATTGCAATCGAGGGAAG CATCGAACTGGGTGTGTGGTTGGATGCTTGAGGAAATTGCAAAGATGGTGTTTGTCATCTGTTCTCGATGAATACCAGAGGTTTGCGGCTGCAAAAGCTAGGGTTTCAGATCAGAGGTTTATGGAATTGTTTGATGTTTCTAGCGTGCCCATCTCATTTTCTTGCTCCAACAA GTACAATTACATCAACAAAAGTCAAATGGAAAGATTTTTGAAGATGTCTTCTGTTTCGTGCAAACTGCTCTCAGGCGCCTAA